One Brassica oleracea var. oleracea cultivar TO1000 chromosome C7, BOL, whole genome shotgun sequence genomic window carries:
- the LOC106303425 gene encoding gamma-glutamyltranspeptidase 3-like, translated as MRDPFLDIEKSDTTISEVNENRPRRNQIAIALCLSLFLVGGAGFTWTSYFTGEETETKSNDKDFVVTSKTGVVAADHETCSDIGADVLRRLDGSAVDAAVAVAFCLGVVNPTSSGIGGGAFMVVGSASGSAIAYDMRETASSTAYKEMFEGKVDKQQKGPLSVAVPGEVAGLYQAWTNNGRRVQWKQLVEPSIKLARDGFVVGPHLAFALSTNEEKIRNDTGLKSVFVIGDKLLTKGDTCKNIELAETLKKVAQNGMKAFYQDDVAKNLVNDLMKAGGNMTLEDLRNYKVNVTVAMVVNDVMGFKLQGLWPPSSGTPGFAMVMNILEQYKYIDGIDKNLFLHRVIEAIKFMLAARMDLGDPAFVEGISEVVKNMTSKSWAQKIQEKISDDKTYPPDYYRSKYKQLKDEGTSHFCVVDKDRNVVSMTTTVNHAFGSGFMSTSTGIILNNQMADFSVTSEESAPPANYIEANKRPLSSMMPLIITKDNELVGVIGASGGIYIIPAVIQVFLNHFVLNMSPLEAVKSPRVYHKLEPNQVLYENWTVYNQDHILLNKETRDFLKTKKHELVSTSMGATVQFVVQDRQVLTAVSDLRKDGKPAAADAAPTLAPAPSPMF; from the exons ATGCGAGATCCATTTTTGGACATCGAAAAGTCGGACACGACGATTTCTGAAGTCAATGAAAACAGGCCAAGAAGAAATCAGATTGCAATTGCCTTGTGTTTGTCTCTCTTTCTTGTCGGAGGCGCAG GTTTTACGTGGACCAGCTATTTTACTGGCGAAGAAACAGAAACCAAAAGCAATGACAAAGACTTCGTTGTGACGTCGAAAACCGGCGTCGTGGCGGCCGACCACGAGACATGTTCAGACATTGGCGCGGACGTGCTAAGACGACTCGACGGCTCCGCCGTAGACGCCGCAGTGGCCGTAGCATTTTGCTTAGGTGTCGTGAATCCTACGTCTAGTGGAATCGGTGGTGGAGCCTTCATGGTCGTCGGCTCTGCATCCGGTTCGGCGATAGCTTATGACATGCGAGAAACCGCTTCTTCCACTGCATACAAG GAAATGTTCGAGGGCAAAGTGGACAAGCAACAAAAAGGACCATTGTCTGTAGCAGTTCCAGGAGAGGTTGCCGGTCTTTACCAAGCGTGGACGAACAACGGCCGCCGTGTCCAGTGGAAACAGCTGGTCGAGCCGTCTATTAAACTTGCTCGAGACGGTTTCGTGGTTGGTCCGCATCTCGCCTTCGCGTTATCCACCAACGAGGAAAAGATCAGGAATGATACTGGTTTAAAGAGTGTTTTCGTTATCGGAGACAAACTGTTGACGAAAGGTGATACATGTAAGAACATCGAACTCGCTGAGACCTTGAAAAAAGTGGCGCAGAACGGGATGAAAGCGTTTTACCAAGATGATGTAGCGAAAAATCTTGTAAATGATCTGATGAAGGCTGGAGGGAACATGACGTTGGAAGATTTGAGGAACTATAAAGTTAACGTGACGGTTGCAATGGTTGTAAATGATGTTATGGGGTTTAAACTACAAGGACTGTGGCCTCCGTCTAGTGGAACGCCCGGTTTTGCAATG GTTATGAATATATTGGAGCAATACAAATATATAGATGGTATTGATAAGAATCTTTTTCTGCATCGAGTTATAGAAGCCATAAAGTTTATGCTTGCAGCTCGAATGGATCTTGGAGATCCTGCGTTTGTTGAGGGGATATCTGAAGTTGTGAAAAATATGACCTCTAAGAGTTGGGCCCAAAAGATTCAGGAAAAGATATCCGATGACAAGACTTACCCACCAGATTATTACCGCAGCAA ATACAAACAGCTCAAGGATGAAGGGACGAGCCACTTCTGTGTAGTGGATAAAGATAGAAACGTTGTGTCGATGACAACAACTGTGAATCACGCGTTCGGGTCAGGGTTTATGTCGACTTCTACCGGTATTATACTCAACAACCAGATGGCTGATTTCTCGGTAACATCCGAGGAATCTGCACCGCCCGCGAATTACATCGAGGCAAACAAGAGGCCTTTGTCTTCCATGATGCCTTTAATCATCACAAAG GACAATGAGCTAGTCGGAGTTATTGGAGCGAGCGGCGGAATCTATATAATTCCGGCGGTAATCCAAGTGTTCCTCAATCACTTTGTCTTGAATATGAGTCCTCTAGAGGCTGTGAAGAGTCCAAGAGTGTATCACAAG TTGGAACCAAACCAAGTGTTATACGAAAACTGGACAGTGTACAATCAAGATCACATTTTGCTTAACAAAGAGACTCGAGACTTCTT